Part of the Candidatus Thermoplasmatota archaeon genome is shown below.
CTCCTCGTGCCCGCGCCGCCGCCTCTGCTTGCCGCCGCGCTCCCCGCCGGCGAGCGCGTGGCGACGCGCGAAGTGGCCGAGGTGCTTGGCGTCTCGATGGAAGACGCGCACGAGCAGCTGCTCGAAGCCCTGCGGCGCGGCGACGTCACGCGCGAGCGGTACGCGACGGGCGACGTGTGGCTGCGCCGCGAGTAGACGCAAAAACTCCAAGAGCCGGAACGAGCCTCACGGGCCGGGGGCTTCCCATGCGCGCGTCCATGAGCCTGCTGCTTGCCATTGCCGTCTTGATCGGGTTTGCCGGAACGACTGCCGCTTCGCCGGGCGCAAGCGCCCAATGCAAGGACATGCTCGACCCGCAATCGTGCGACGTGTGCGTCTGGGGCATCCACCCCTACATGGCCATGTGCGCCGTCCTCGGGCCCATCGCCTCGCCCGTCCCGCCGCCGTGCACGTGCCCGCCCATCGACTGAAGGCGCCGGCCTAGCGCGCGGCGCGAATCTCCTCCAACGACTTCGGGTTTTCGAGCGAGGAGAGGTCGCCCGCGTCCTTGCCCGTGGCTGCGGCGCGGACGGCGCGGCGAAGGATCTTGGCGTTCCGCGTCTTTGGAAGCTGCGTGACGAACAGGATGCGGTCGGGCCGGAAACTCTTGCCAAGCGCCGCGGCGACGGCGGCGGAAAGCTCCGCGCGCATCTCGTCGGTGGCGAGCACGCCCGCGCGCAGCACGGCGTAGCACCACAGCGCCTCGCCCTTTGTCTCGTGCGGGATGCCAACGGCGGCGGCCTCGGCCACCTTGCCCGTGTCCACAAGCGCGCTCTCGACCTCGGCGGGGCCCAGGCGCTTGCCCGCGATCTTGATCGTGTCGTCGCTTCGGCCGTGCAGGTACCAGTTGCCCTCGGCGTCGATCGAGGCCCAGTCGCCGTGCACCCAGAGGCCCGGAATCTTGCTCCAGTACGCCTCCAGGTACCGATCGGGATCCTTCCAGAGCCCCCGCGTCATGCCGGGCCACGGCTTGCGGCAGACGAGCTCGCCGACGGTGCCGCGCGGCACGGGATTGCCCTTGTCGTCCACGACGTCGACGTCCATGCCAAGCGCGGGATGCCCAAGCGAGCAGGGGCGAAGCGGCGTCGTGGGAAGCGGCGACAGGAAGCAGGCTCCGACCTCGGTCCCGCCCGAGAGATTGATGATCGGGCAGCGCGAGCCGCCCACGACCTCGAAGAACCACCGCCACGGCTCCGGGTTCCACGGCTCGCCCGTCGAGCCGAGGATCCGAAGCGAGGAGAGGTCGTGCGCGCGGACCGGCGCGTCGCCGTGCTTCCGGAGCGCTCGCACGAGCGTGGGCGAGATGCCAAGCGTCGTGATCCGATGCCGCTCGATCATGGCCCACAGCCGATCGGGGCTCGGGTGGTCGGGCGCGCCCTCGTAGAGGAAAAGCGTGCCGCCAAGCGCAAGGCACCCGACCGCCTCCCACGGGCCCATGATCCAGCCCATGTCGGTGAACCAGAACAGCACGTCGCCTGCGCGAAGGTCCGTCTGGTGGAGGACCTCCTGCGCGATCTTCACGAGAAAGCCGCCGTGCACGTGCACGCTTCCCTTGGGCCGCCCCGTCGTGCCGCTCGTGTAGATGACCATCCACGGGTGCTCGCTGTCGACGGGCGTCGCCGGCAGGTCCGCGCGCGCGCCGGCAGTCGCCTCTTCCCACGTCACGTCGCGCCCGGCCGTCCAGGGAACGTCGAGACCCAGGCGGCGCACGACGACGACCCGCCGCACGGTCGGGCACGCCGCGACCGCCTCGTCGGCGACTCGTTTCATGTCGACCTTCGCGCCCTTGCGGTAGAACCCGTCGGCCGTGACAAGCGCCTTTGCGTCGCAGTCGGAGAGTCGCTTGGCGACGGCGTCGGCGCCGTAGCCGGAGAACACGGGAACGAAGATGGCGCCGATCTTCGCGATCGCAAAAAGCGCGGCGATCGTCTCGGGGATCATCGGCAGGAAGACGCCCACGGCGTCGCCCTGCCGCACGCCCGAGCGGGAAAGCGCGTCCGCGAGCCGGCTCGTCTGCGCGGCAAGCTCGCCGTAGGTCCACGTCCGCACCGCGCCGTCCTCGCCCTCCCAGACGACGGCGCGGGCGTCGGGCCGCCGCGCCGCGTGCTTGTCCACGCAATCGTGCGCGAGGTTGAGCTTGCCGTCCACAAACCAGCGGGCCCACTCCTTGCCGCGCGTCACGTCCAAGACTTTCGTATATCCACGAAACCACGAAACATCGATTTCCCGCTCGACGGCGCCCCAGAACCAGGCGGGATCCTCGCGCGAGCGCGAAAGCAGCTCCTCGGGCGAGGAGAGCCCGAGCTTCCGGACAAAGCGCGTGACGTTGGCCGACTCGACGACCGAGGGCGGCGGCATCCACGCGTAGGGCTCCATCGGGCGTGCAAGCGCGCGAGGCTCGGATCAAGATTCCGGCGCGGCCGCGAGCGGGCGCACGCCGGATTCGAGCGCAAGCAGCCGGCGCTTCACGTCGAGGCCGGCGGCGTATCCGCCGAGGGTTCCGTCGTGCGCGACGACGCGGTGGCACGGCACGACGATCATGAGCGGGTTGCGGTGGTTGGCCATGCCGACGGCGCGGAAGCCGTCCGTCGCGCCGACCTCCTTTGCCACCCACTTGTACGTGCGCGTCGCGCCGTACGGAATGCGCAGGAGCGCCTCCCAGCAGCGCCGCTGGAACTCGGTGCCCGACGAGAGGTCGAAGGGCGTTTGGAAGGTCCGAAGCTCGCCGCGAAAGTACGCGGACAGCTCTTCGACCGGCTGGGCCACAGCCTTCGGGTCGCGCAGCGGCTCGACGCCAAACCGTTTCGTGGCCGCGGCGCGGAAGGCGATCTCGTCGCCGCCCCACCCTATGGCGGCGAGGCCCGCGTCCGA
Proteins encoded:
- a CDS encoding acetate--CoA ligase yields the protein MEPYAWMPPPSVVESANVTRFVRKLGLSSPEELLSRSREDPAWFWGAVEREIDVSWFRGYTKVLDVTRGKEWARWFVDGKLNLAHDCVDKHAARRPDARAVVWEGEDGAVRTWTYGELAAQTSRLADALSRSGVRQGDAVGVFLPMIPETIAALFAIAKIGAIFVPVFSGYGADAVAKRLSDCDAKALVTADGFYRKGAKVDMKRVADEAVAACPTVRRVVVVRRLGLDVPWTAGRDVTWEEATAGARADLPATPVDSEHPWMVIYTSGTTGRPKGSVHVHGGFLVKIAQEVLHQTDLRAGDVLFWFTDMGWIMGPWEAVGCLALGGTLFLYEGAPDHPSPDRLWAMIERHRITTLGISPTLVRALRKHGDAPVRAHDLSSLRILGSTGEPWNPEPWRWFFEVVGGSRCPIINLSGGTEVGACFLSPLPTTPLRPCSLGHPALGMDVDVVDDKGNPVPRGTVGELVCRKPWPGMTRGLWKDPDRYLEAYWSKIPGLWVHGDWASIDAEGNWYLHGRSDDTIKIAGKRLGPAEVESALVDTGKVAEAAAVGIPHETKGEALWCYAVLRAGVLATDEMRAELSAAVAAALGKSFRPDRILFVTQLPKTRNAKILRRAVRAAATGKDAGDLSSLENPKSLEEIRAAR
- a CDS encoding methylated-DNA--[protein]-cysteine S-methyltransferase, with the translated sequence MREIRYDVFASPLGPLHVGASDAGLAAIGWGGDEIAFRAAATKRFGVEPLRDPKAVAQPVEELSAYFRGELRTFQTPFDLSSGTEFQRRCWEALLRIPYGATRTYKWVAKEVGATDGFRAVGMANHRNPLMIVVPCHRVVAHDGTLGGYAAGLDVKRRLLALESGVRPLAAAPES